A genomic window from Lycium barbarum isolate Lr01 chromosome 4, ASM1917538v2, whole genome shotgun sequence includes:
- the LOC132637585 gene encoding uncharacterized protein LOC132637585 — protein sequence MDAESSIKRRHDPVSMETMGVEGSKSTKRKDVIDSSISEASLPSIEKRRKVIDGSSVSKGKNVVEGVPSKAGESKFFLKDPPTHSVHMSCYTNVEVFKDLKDKLTDKQYKIFGETCFGVFTRMQHCDVQAQMLRCCMVREPIGSTPDAFLIDINGNELRFSIREFAIITGLKCVGDEDAFKINRKDKNWGLNDADAVKIAVLYFIHTYILSNEKNAVKIPRLHFDLVESGKYVDYPWGKKTFNELIKSMTHKMTSEKKFYRLHGMPLAMQVWLYECCSFVDATLAVNTGNNIPRMLNWTTIESQPSFMELMDGIFKEDNTPEMRIFANIVPTVDELVCLQLPPLVNGVPESTTAPVLDGDDFASTPPHNDTHQKGVVQSESPPSKKRRQMSVGTSSSKKADLQPETIPISNIAPRRKTPTVQTGKSASPIGTEQVHVNTPSVQFPTSTKQGELCLMRQEIDEFKKSVKDEFNDLHKLINDNLTTILQAIEAIKGNKDSEKGAARESTFQQHDNGIHNKSPIQNGSYTTHFPTEVSDELPIVFINITPYILLKQFKQPYSYLSPGLVGDVGVNEVNSTGDTLRDSTQEIQGPGDILGDYVEPEPFGSQIPIKTADVIIVTSAAIPINEGSNMLVHDNIVQGVSSSSFCAGTDHSNQVTPHNVVVEFEGIHVGKEQEHVSQYELTDEFLPTQNTITKIVITLRKERRPGPLQMSPYMTNFGSASRSSVKLTEIFDKKHPFDNNCITGRHDAKLFGEFSKWVKEGMLVRHDSSDKNWFYLLSMEGQMWNDEHLDVMFYYFRKKTKYDTNSTYKFTTVDCVFNTKFDAIHKGYLDPDCAISVGKQEDVLCEYVKGHRLHCTVPWHLVDYVFIPVNIKEKNHWLLAVLSFLDRHFYQSKQGVDWNYHPAYKDKAPADKFDVMFVENLPQQRPGSMDCGMYVAAYAEYLSQGEGIPHGDTELLHTRYGALLWDYAKRKMEANAESDNEAPPKPVRPKIDFDQVEKIIVN from the exons ATGGATGCTGAGAGTAGTATTAAGAGGCGCCATGACCCGGTAAGTATGGAAACAATGGGAGTTGAAGGTTCAAAATCTACCAAACGAAAAGATGTCATTGATTCATCGATATCTGAAGCATCCCTACCAAGTATTGAAAAGCGGAGAAAAGTTATCGATGGTTCTTCAGTTAGTAAGGGAAAAAATGTTGTTGAAGGTGTTCCTTCAAAAGCAGGGGAG AGTAAGTTTTTTCTGAAAGATCCTCCTACTCATTCGGTGCACATGAGTTGTTACACAAATGTTGAAGTATTTAAAGATCTCAAGGACAAACTAACTGATAAGCAGTACAAAATATTTGGGGAAACTTGCTTTGGTGTATTCACCCGAATGCAACACTGTGATGTTCAAGCACAAATGTTGAGGTGTTGCATGGTGAGAGAACCTATTGGAAGTACTCCTGATGCTTTTTTGATTGATATAAATGGTAATGAATTGCGGTTTTCTATTAGGGAATTTGCAATAATAACTGGTTTGAAGTGTGTTGGTGATGAAGATGCTTTTAAAATTAACCGCAAGG ATAAAAATTGGGGCCTCAATGATGCTGATGCCGTTAAGATTGCTGTCCTCTATTTCATTCATACCTATATCTTATCCAATGAGAAGAATGCAGTAAAAATACCAAGGCTACACTTTGATTTGGTAGAGTCTGGAAAATACGTGGATTACCCATGGGGTAAGAAAACATTCAATGAGTTGATTAAAAGTATGACTCACAAGATGACTTCTGAGAAAAAGTTTTATAGGCTCCATGGAATGCCACTTGCTATGCAAGTTTGGCTTTATGAGTGTTGTTCATTTGTTGACGCCACTCTTGCAGTCAACACGGGCAACAACATTCCCAGAATGTTGAATTGGACGACCATTGAAAGTCAACCAAGCTTTATGGAACTGATGGACGGCATATTTAAAGAAGATAACACCCCG GAAATGCGTATTTTTGCCAACATAGTCCCGACAGTCGATGAGCTTGTTTGTCTTCAATTGCCCCCACTTGTCAATGGTGTACCAGAAAGTACCACTGCCCCCGTCCTTGATGGTGATGATTTTGCTTCTACACCACCCCATAACGACACACATCAAAAGGGAGTTGTTCAATCAGAATCTCCACCGTCTAAGAAACGTAGGCAGATGTCTGTGGGGACTTCGTCATCAAAGAAAGCAGATCTACAACCTGAAACAATTCCAATTTCCAACATTGCTCCCCGTAGGAAGACACCTACTGTACAAACAGGAAAGTCGGCTTCTCCAATTGGGACTGAACAAGTGCATGTAAATACCCCATCTGTCCAGTTCCCGACATCTACCAAACAAGGCGAGTTGTGTCTCATGAGGCAAGAAATTGATGAATTTAAAAAGTCG GTGAAAGATGAGTTCAATGATTTGCACAAATTGATCAATGACAACTTGACAACGATTCTTCAAGCTATTGAAGCAATTAAAGGGAATAAGGATTCTGAAAAG GGTGCTGCCAGAGAATCTACATTTCAGCAACATGATAATGGAATACACAATAAATCACCGATACAAAACGGGAGTTATACGACTCATTTTCCAACAGAGGTATCTGATGAGTTGCCT ATTGTATTCATAAATATAACACCTTATATTTTACTGAAACAGTTTAAACAACCGTATTCATATCTCAGTCCA GGCCTAGTGGGAGATGTTGGTGTAAACGAGGTTAATTCTACTGGTGATACATTAAGGGATTCAACACAGGAAATTCAGGGACCAGGTGACATTTTGGGAGATTATGTCGAACCAGAG CCGTTTGGATCACAAATCCCTATCAAGACAGCTGATGTTATCATTGTTACTTCTGCTGCCATACCTATCAACGAAGGAAGCAACATGTTAGTTCATGATAATATTGTGCAAGGTgtatcttcttcttcattttgtgCCGGTACAGATCATTCTAATCAAGTGACGCCGCACAATGTCGTTGTTGAGTTTGAGGGTATTCATGTTGGTAAGGAACAGGAACATGTGTCTCAGTATGAGCTGACGGATGAATTCCTTCCAACACAGAATACTATAACAAAAATTGTCATTACTTTGCGTAAAGAGAGGCGTCCTGGCCCTTTGCAAATGTCTCCTTACATGACAAATTTTGGGTCAGCTTCAC GTAGTTCAGTTAAGTTGACAGAGATATTTGACAAAAAACACCCATTTGATAATAATTGCATCACGGGGCGACATGATGCCAAGCTGTTCGGTGAATTCTCAAAATGGGTAAAAGAGGGGATGCTTGTTAGGCATGATAGCAG CGACAAAAATTGGTTCTATCTTTTATCAATGGAGGGTCAGATGTGGAATGATGAG CATCTTGATGTCATGTTTTACTACTTCCGGAAAAAAACCAAATATGATACAAATAGCACATACAAGTTTACCACTGTAGACTGTGTTTTCAATACCAAATTTGATGCTATTCACAAAGGCTATCTTGACCCGGATTGTGCCATAAGTGTTGGGAAACAAGAAGATGTTTTATGTGAATACGTTAAGGGCCACCGGTTGCATTGCACTGTCCCGTGGCATTTGGTTGACTATGTATTCATCCCAGTCAACATTAAAGAAAAAAATCATTGGCTGTTGGCAGTCCTTTCATTCCTTGACagac ACTTCTACCAGTCCAAGCAGGGAGTTGATTGGAATTATCACCCTGCGTACAAAGACAAAGCACCGGCTGACAAATTTGACGTCATGTTTGTTGAAAATTTGCCACAACAGAGGCCTGGAAGCAT GGATTGTGGAATGTATGTTGCTGCATATGCGGAGTATTTGAGTCAGGGAGAAGGTATTCCACATGGAGATACAGAATTACTTCATACGAGATATGGTGCTCTTTTATGGGATTACGCTAAAAGGAAGATGGAAGCAAATGCCGAAAGCGATAATGAGGCACCTCCGAAGCCAGTTAGACCAAAGATAGATTTTGATCAAGTTGAAaaaatcatagttaattag
- the LOC132637586 gene encoding uncharacterized protein LOC132637586, translating to MIEGDSMPLEIHNDMSVRVYVELKKDSRQFGSYPLCITTTDKLIEYNVSSESVVEGDLTQLEYNRQLQVMNTDDVTEVTTSTSGQQIVVSNDLIISNHNHKEIMVNQVYNDKDTLKAVMKKYAIDNRFQFRTERSNSISYTIVCISEQCEWKMKASSINKSAMFKVREFVDKHTCPLNDKVCSCIQASSGFIAGIIKPKLTNHKRKYTPKDIVDDEKNEIGVDVNYMKAYRAKEKAMIELRGQPADSYKKLPGYVYILDKTYPGSHIRMQKSPENEFLYLFVALYAFIKGFDYCRPIVVVDGSHLKQEYNGTFVSASTLDGAGNILPLAYGVIDSENDKSWAWFFQRFKEAYGVRDNMCIVSDRHESIIKVVARIYPTIPHLACIWHLWKNVYNNYRKSHEVLSGVYYKMAKAYTQNDFDMLMGKVEKEDIRVKEYLDSVGRAKWARLYCPVNRAWTLTSNIAESINAALVSARELPIYDFLEEVIPSTEYLHTVIDEGRSFIVCIEKETCSCKMFQVDEIPCPHAWAVLKMKNLTVDSYCSNLYKPENVMKTYDVPIYPLPDQSEWNVPVYISEEVVLPPRYKRPPGRPKKKCDKSLSEWFSNTRTNSCSRSGHAGHNRRSCRNEPKRK from the exons TCTAGTGAAAGTGTAGTTGAAGGTGATTTAACGCAATTAGAATACAATCGTCAATTACAAGTTATGAATACAGATGATGTGACAGAAGTGACAACGTCAACTTCTGGTCAGCAAATAGTTGTGTCTAATGATTTGATCATTTCAAATCATAATCACAAGGAGATCATGGTAAATCAGGTATACAATGACAAGGATACTTTGAAGGCTGTGATGAAAAAATATGCAATTGACAATAGGTTTCAGTTCCGTACAGAGAGATCAAATTCTATAAG CTACACCATTGTATGTATATCAGAACAATGTGAGTGGAAAATGAAAGCTTCAAGCATTAACAAATCTGCAATGTTCAAAGTTAGAGAGTTTGTGGACAAACATACATGTCCATTGAATGATAAGGTGTGTTCTTGTATTCAAGCAAGTAGTGGTTTTATAGCAGGCATTATTAAACCAAAGTTAACAAATCACAAGAGGAAGTATACGCCAAAGGATATAGTAGATGATGAGAAAAATGAAATTGGTGTGGATGTGAATTACATGAAGGCTTATCGTGCTAAAGAAAAGGCTATGATCGAGTTGAGGGGACAGCCAGCAGATTCTTACAAGAAGTTACCTGGATATGTATACATCTTGGATAAAACGTATCCAGGTTCTCATATAAGAATGCAAAAATCGCCTGAAAATGAGTTCTTATATCTGTTTGTAGCATTGTATGCCTTTATAAAAGGGTTCGACTATTGTCGACCAATAGTGGTTGTAGACGGGAGCCACCTAAAACAAGAATACAATGGCACCTTTGTTTCAGCGAGCACTTTGGATGGTGCAG GTAATATACTTCCTCTGGCATATGGCGTGATCGATTCTGAGAACGATAAGTCTTGGGCATGGTTCTTTCAACGGTTCAAGGAAGCATATGGGGTAAGGGATAACATGTGTATTGTATCTGATAGACATGAAAGCATCATCAAGGTTGTTGCTAGAATTTATCCTACTATTCCGCATTTAGCATGCATATGGCATCTTTGGAAAAATGTATATAATAACTATAGGAAGAGTCATGAAGTGTTGAGTGGTGTATACTATAAAATGGCAAAAGCATACACACAGAATGACTTTGATATGCTAATGGGAAAAGTTGAGAAAGAGGATATTCGGGTGAAGGAGTACTTAGATTCAGTGGGAAGGGCAAAGTGGGCTAGGCTTTATTGTCCAGTTAACCGAGCATGGACATTAACATCAAATATTGCTGAGTCCATTAATGCAGCACTCGTATCTGCTAGAGAATTACCAATATATGATTTTCTGGAGGAA GTAATTCCATCAACAGAATACTTACACACCGTGATTGATGAAGGGAGGAGTTTCATTGTGTGTATTGAAAAGGAAACTTGTAGTTGCAAAATGTTCCAAGTCGATGAGATTCCCTGCCCCCATGCTTGGGCTGTTCTTAAGATGAAAAATCTCACTGTCGACAGCTACTGCTCAAACTTGTACAAACCAGAAAATGTGATGAAGACTTATGATGTCCCAATTTATCCGTTACCGGATCAGAGTGAGTGGAATGTGCCTGTATACATTTCAGAAGAAGTAGTGTTGCCACCGAGGTACAAGAGACCGCCTGGAAGGCCAAAAAAGAAGTGTGATAAGTCTTTATCTGAATGGTTTTCAAATACACGTACAAACTCGTGCAGTAGATCTGGACATGCAGGACACAATAGGCGCTCTTGCAGGAATGAGCCTAAAAGAAAGTAG